Proteins co-encoded in one Paracrocinitomix mangrovi genomic window:
- a CDS encoding T9SS type A sorting domain-containing protein produces MKLLVLAFLVSTSFLAISQDIWTQKDSLNGPPRANASAFVVLDNGYVVGGYDGFSKKRSMVSYDPIQDDWDNEEQLGGNTGDGLNRASAVSFQAYGFGFVCMGEGDGWLFSDLWMYDPYNDTWTQMANFPGESRTQAVAFEIDNIGFIGTGKASDFATFLKDFWSYDYLSNNWTQVADFPGTARLDAVGCTMGGKGYVGLGKDANSLPNDFYQYDPINDTWSSIASFPGTARMNAVSFANFPQLFVTTGDDGFSYLKDNWEYNYFGDSWQQVTDFPGEARSGAISFVIGNSQYVGTGFNSGTYYDDFYEYVFTLDIKDPIQIDANIYPNPTNGAFSIILSALFNQPTFVLYNSSGKQISLLSPINSDKNKFTFEMQNLTSGTYYLSVYESNELKITQPIIYSSL; encoded by the coding sequence ATGAAACTACTTGTTTTAGCTTTTTTAGTATCCACTTCGTTTTTAGCGATTTCACAGGATATTTGGACCCAAAAAGATTCACTAAATGGTCCTCCCCGCGCTAATGCTTCGGCTTTTGTCGTTTTAGATAACGGATATGTCGTTGGTGGATATGATGGCTTCAGTAAAAAAAGAAGCATGGTATCTTATGATCCTATTCAAGATGATTGGGACAATGAAGAGCAATTGGGAGGAAATACAGGTGACGGACTAAACAGAGCATCTGCTGTTAGTTTCCAAGCATATGGTTTTGGATTCGTTTGTATGGGAGAAGGTGATGGATGGCTGTTCTCAGACCTATGGATGTATGACCCTTACAATGACACCTGGACTCAAATGGCGAACTTTCCTGGAGAAAGCCGAACACAGGCTGTAGCCTTTGAAATTGATAATATTGGTTTTATAGGAACAGGTAAAGCAAGTGATTTTGCCACTTTTTTAAAAGATTTTTGGTCGTACGATTACCTTAGCAATAATTGGACTCAAGTTGCGGATTTCCCCGGCACTGCTAGATTAGATGCTGTTGGATGCACAATGGGCGGTAAAGGATATGTTGGTTTAGGTAAGGATGCTAATAGCTTACCCAATGATTTTTATCAATACGATCCAATTAATGATACATGGTCTTCAATTGCAAGTTTTCCGGGTACAGCCAGAATGAATGCTGTAAGTTTTGCCAATTTTCCTCAACTCTTTGTTACAACTGGAGATGATGGTTTTAGTTATTTAAAAGATAATTGGGAATACAATTATTTTGGTGATTCATGGCAACAAGTTACCGACTTTCCCGGAGAAGCCAGATCAGGAGCAATCTCTTTTGTAATAGGAAACAGCCAATATGTCGGAACAGGATTCAATAGTGGTACTTATTATGATGATTTCTATGAATATGTTTTTACACTTGATATTAAGGACCCTATTCAAATTGATGCCAACATCTACCCTAACCCTACAAACGGTGCATTTTCAATCATTCTGAGTGCTCTTTTCAATCAACCAACATTTGTACTTTATAATTCATCAGGAAAACAAATTTCATTGTTATCCCCTATCAACTCAGATAAAAATAAATTTACTTTTGAGATGCAAAATCTAACAAGCGGAACTTATTACCTATCAGTGTATGAATCTAATGAACTCAAAATCACTCAACCTATTATTTATTCTTCTCTTTAG
- a CDS encoding TrkH family potassium uptake protein, with amino-acid sequence MSKKLINGNVIAHVVSYSIIMMGVLMLPAVATAAYYGESDLEALCFSFVITLGSGGLLSFLTRKSKDAEIKKRDGYLIVTLSWVSMAIFATLPYLLSGAIPSISNAFFESMSGLTTTGATILDDIESKSHGILLWRSMTQWIGGMGIIVLTIAILPLLGIGGMELFVAEAPGPTKDKIHPRIKETAKRLWAIYLLMTITETVILMFCGMSFYDAINHSLTTTSTGGFSTKQDSIAAFNSPVIEMVIVFFMFLAGTNFTLIYFGFKGKFRQFLNNDEFKYYLGAVIGLIAVITPIVYFEADLSFGRSLRDTTFQVVSMITTTGYATADYTSWGPLATFIFFLLLFSGASAGSTSGGIKIVRIVTLMKNGFLEFKKRLHPNAVIPVNLNKQTIPPHIIYNLLAFIFLYLFIFTVGAIVMTALGESFDVALSSVATSLGNVGPGIAEVGPANTFSHISDPGKWVLSFLMLFGRLELFTVALLFTPYYWRRN; translated from the coding sequence ATGAGTAAAAAACTAATCAACGGAAATGTAATTGCGCATGTAGTTTCCTACAGCATTATTATGATGGGGGTATTAATGCTTCCGGCTGTCGCTACTGCTGCATATTATGGAGAAAGTGATTTAGAAGCGCTATGTTTCTCTTTTGTAATTACACTTGGGTCAGGTGGTTTACTAAGCTTTTTAACTAGAAAAAGTAAAGACGCTGAAATTAAAAAGCGTGATGGCTACTTAATAGTAACCCTAAGCTGGGTTTCCATGGCAATTTTTGCAACTCTCCCCTATCTTTTAAGTGGAGCTATCCCAAGTATTTCAAATGCATTTTTTGAATCCATGTCCGGATTAACAACTACCGGAGCCACTATTCTTGACGATATTGAATCCAAAAGTCACGGTATTTTACTTTGGAGAAGTATGACGCAATGGATAGGTGGTATGGGAATTATTGTACTTACCATTGCCATTCTACCGCTTTTAGGAATTGGCGGTATGGAACTTTTTGTTGCCGAAGCGCCCGGTCCTACTAAAGATAAAATTCATCCCAGAATTAAAGAAACAGCTAAAAGATTGTGGGCAATATATTTACTTATGACCATTACAGAAACAGTCATTTTAATGTTTTGTGGAATGAGTTTTTATGATGCTATTAACCACTCTTTAACCACTACTTCTACTGGAGGATTCTCAACAAAACAAGACAGTATCGCAGCTTTTAATTCTCCTGTAATTGAAATGGTAATTGTATTCTTTATGTTCTTAGCTGGAACCAACTTTACTTTGATCTATTTTGGTTTTAAAGGAAAGTTTAGGCAATTCCTGAATAATGATGAATTCAAATATTATCTAGGTGCCGTTATTGGATTAATTGCTGTAATCACTCCAATCGTATATTTTGAGGCTGATTTATCATTTGGCCGTTCTTTAAGAGATACAACCTTTCAGGTAGTAAGTATGATCACAACCACTGGATATGCTACAGCTGATTACACTTCTTGGGGTCCTTTAGCAACCTTTATTTTCTTCTTATTGTTATTCTCCGGAGCATCTGCAGGTTCAACTTCCGGAGGTATTAAAATTGTTAGGATCGTAACATTGATGAAAAATGGATTCTTAGAATTCAAAAAGAGATTGCATCCAAATGCGGTAATACCTGTTAACTTGAATAAGCAGACAATTCCTCCACATATTATCTACAATCTATTGGCCTTTATTTTTCTTTACCTATTTATTTTCACCGTAGGTGCTATTGTAATGACAGCTTTAGGTGAATCATTTGATGTTGCGCTTTCTTCTGTGGCTACTTCATTAGGTAACGTAGGACCTGGTATTGCGGAGGTTGGACCGGCTAATACATTTTCTCATATTTCTGATCCTGGAAAGTGGGTGTTGAGTTTCCTAATGTTATTTGGTCGTTTAGAACTCTTCACTGTAGCGCTTTTATTCACACCGTATTACTGGCGTAGAAATTAA
- a CDS encoding kelch repeat-containing protein, whose translation MIKRYFLFVGLLLISEMSTAFEVWNQKANMPATARHRTVAFTVGNKGYMGLGHYNSGPGGNTYLNDIWEYDPASNTWTQKADFAGGYRYHAVGVGYQNVAYVGTGRDQTTPPSQAYTLETDWWEFDPLANSWTTKPPIPGVGRRGAVAFLIDDIIYVGTGQVSTGYTGSFYAYDITNETWLTNIPDLPGGGRTSAVAFTIDGKGYAGTGGVGCGSNDIYEYKPSTNQWLPRQPIGGPIRNEACGFAVNGKGYILTGDNCSSGTNYGDVWEYDPNTDTWIELPEFPGTARRYMNAFVIGNKAYCGSGTSGVNFNDLWEYDQVLSTIERDQSFINISHYPNPVIDKTNFEVGNLPQGLSYEQLNIKIYNLAGQVVFESNFEQNNLIFERGNEPNGNYVYSIWYENQMVKHGKMIFI comes from the coding sequence ATGATAAAGAGATATTTTTTATTTGTCGGATTGCTATTGATTAGCGAAATGTCCACTGCTTTTGAAGTATGGAACCAAAAAGCTAATATGCCGGCTACGGCAAGACATAGAACTGTTGCTTTTACAGTTGGAAACAAAGGCTATATGGGATTAGGACACTACAATTCTGGGCCCGGAGGAAACACCTATTTAAATGATATTTGGGAATACGATCCTGCTTCTAATACCTGGACTCAAAAAGCAGATTTCGCAGGTGGTTACAGATATCACGCAGTTGGAGTTGGTTATCAAAATGTAGCGTATGTAGGTACAGGAAGAGATCAAACTACTCCTCCAAGCCAGGCTTACACATTAGAAACTGATTGGTGGGAATTTGATCCATTAGCAAATTCATGGACTACAAAACCTCCTATTCCTGGTGTTGGAAGAAGAGGAGCTGTAGCATTTTTAATTGACGACATCATTTATGTAGGAACAGGACAAGTTTCTACCGGATATACAGGAAGTTTTTACGCTTATGATATCACAAATGAGACATGGCTAACCAATATTCCTGATTTACCAGGAGGAGGCAGAACATCTGCCGTGGCTTTCACAATTGATGGAAAAGGATATGCAGGAACTGGTGGAGTTGGATGCGGATCAAATGATATTTATGAATACAAACCATCTACTAATCAATGGTTACCAAGACAACCCATTGGAGGTCCTATTAGAAATGAAGCATGTGGGTTTGCTGTAAATGGAAAAGGATATATTCTAACAGGCGACAATTGTTCGTCAGGCACAAATTATGGTGATGTTTGGGAATATGACCCCAACACGGATACCTGGATTGAATTACCAGAGTTTCCGGGAACTGCCAGAAGATACATGAACGCATTTGTAATAGGAAACAAAGCATACTGCGGTTCGGGAACATCAGGAGTTAACTTCAACGATCTCTGGGAATATGATCAGGTTCTATCTACAATTGAAAGAGACCAATCTTTTATTAATATATCTCACTACCCTAACCCTGTTATTGATAAAACCAATTTTGAAGTCGGTAATTTGCCTCAAGGATTGTCATATGAACAATTAAATATCAAAATTTATAATCTTGCAGGACAAGTTGTTTTTGAATCTAACTTTGAACAAAACAACTTAATCTTTGAAAGAGGAAATGAACCAAACGGAAACTATGTTTACAGCATTTGGTATGAAAATCAGATGGTAAAACATGGCAAAATGATCTTTATTTAA
- a CDS encoding GEVED domain-containing protein → MGRFTLLILLLFATYSHGQYCTSVGPSSTADSNLKILNLSGENGTSINFIGCPGVLGLDDQTANQTVDLTPGNPYSASIEFGTCGGNYGNVATAWIDFNQNGIFETGEILGTWTGTPPSNQVFNFSVPSGAVSGTTRLRVVQRESGSLPLDPCGTYTWGSTTDFTVVIGTSAGCVGYIGDNIMDPRLVTSLPFQETHSNQICYSNNVPVYNSPDVFYRIIVSDFSAENINVSLCGSTFDTYLQVWDKDSSVIASNDDYVPCGSSSEITFNTSDLDTVYIIVQGYANLSGDYDITINDGEVAGIEENFTEFNVFPNPTNGLVKIQGSNVDAIEIYDTKGKLVLQQNININTEIDLNELSPGLYLVKPKGINNSVIQKIILKP, encoded by the coding sequence ATGGGAAGATTTACACTATTAATATTATTGCTTTTTGCAACGTATTCACATGGTCAATACTGTACTTCTGTAGGACCATCATCTACTGCTGATTCCAATTTAAAAATCTTGAATTTATCAGGTGAAAATGGCACATCAATTAATTTCATTGGTTGCCCTGGAGTATTAGGATTAGATGACCAAACAGCTAATCAAACGGTAGATTTAACTCCGGGAAACCCATATTCAGCTTCCATTGAGTTTGGCACATGTGGAGGAAATTACGGAAATGTAGCCACAGCTTGGATTGATTTTAACCAAAATGGAATTTTTGAAACAGGTGAAATTTTAGGAACCTGGACCGGCACCCCACCATCAAATCAAGTTTTTAACTTCAGTGTTCCATCTGGTGCAGTTAGCGGAACAACAAGATTACGCGTAGTTCAAAGAGAAAGTGGCTCACTTCCTTTAGACCCTTGTGGAACTTACACCTGGGGTTCTACAACAGACTTTACAGTAGTTATTGGAACTTCAGCAGGTTGTGTAGGTTATATAGGAGACAATATTATGGATCCTAGATTAGTTACTTCTCTTCCATTCCAAGAAACTCATTCCAACCAAATTTGTTATTCTAATAACGTTCCTGTATACAACTCACCAGATGTTTTTTACAGAATCATTGTAAGTGATTTTTCAGCTGAAAATATTAACGTATCGTTATGCGGATCAACCTTTGATACTTATTTACAGGTTTGGGATAAAGACAGCTCTGTAATAGCGTCTAATGACGATTATGTTCCTTGCGGGTCTAGTTCTGAAATCACCTTTAACACTTCAGACCTGGACACTGTTTATATTATAGTTCAAGGTTATGCAAACCTATCAGGAGACTATGATATAACTATTAATGATGGCGAAGTGGCGGGAATAGAAGAAAACTTTACGGAATTTAATGTATTTCCAAACCCAACAAATGGACTGGTAAAAATCCAAGGATCAAATGTTGACGCAATTGAAATTTATGACACTAAAGGAAAACTAGTCCTTCAGCAAAATATTAACATAAACACTGAGATTGATTTAAATGAGTTATCACCCGGTTTGTACTTGGTGAAACCAAAAGGAATCAACAATAGTGTAATTCAAAAAATAATCTTAAAGCCATGA
- a CDS encoding T9SS type A sorting domain-containing protein, whose protein sequence is MKTTFLILGLLICSITSFGQTTLETIQVNGVTRQYYKYVPVNYDPITEEVPLIIFLHGLGGTASQLTAMGMHPIADTARFIIIYPQGLANGQGSNAWNNNTLLSSSGEDVLLMSRLIDTLNNDHNIDLSRVYMSGISMGSIMTYTTLNVLSDRIAAAVCHIGTMSTIDLGNYTPDYPTPILHIHGTNDGTVPYYPPALPSLSVVQPTIDKLKDINGFQGDSTVTQLADNASDGITIDKIVYNCTTPLELWRMNNADHIILFEPTNDTNTTELTWLFFQQFTHPNPSAANITSFTGTEAMVYPNPANNEVYITNYTDFQKLEIYTIDGRLIKSENLEQNTVDCSSLNQGNYLFHFTDLQNNISVKRMVIE, encoded by the coding sequence ATGAAAACCACATTTTTAATTTTAGGATTATTGATTTGTTCAATTACTTCTTTTGGACAAACAACTTTAGAAACAATTCAAGTAAACGGAGTTACCAGACAATACTACAAGTATGTTCCTGTCAACTATGATCCTATTACAGAAGAAGTTCCACTAATAATATTCTTACATGGTTTAGGAGGAACAGCAAGCCAATTAACTGCAATGGGAATGCATCCAATAGCAGACACAGCCAGATTTATTATTATTTATCCTCAAGGATTAGCCAATGGTCAAGGTAGCAATGCCTGGAATAACAATACCTTACTCAGCTCTTCAGGTGAGGATGTACTTTTAATGTCAAGACTAATTGACACACTAAACAATGATCACAATATTGATTTGAGCAGAGTTTACATGAGTGGTATTTCTATGGGATCAATCATGACTTATACCACTTTAAATGTATTGAGTGATAGAATTGCTGCTGCTGTTTGTCACATTGGAACTATGTCAACCATTGATTTAGGTAATTATACGCCTGATTATCCAACTCCGATTTTACATATCCATGGAACAAATGATGGAACCGTACCTTATTATCCACCTGCATTACCTTCTTTAAGTGTTGTTCAGCCGACAATAGACAAACTAAAAGACATCAATGGTTTTCAAGGCGACTCTACCGTTACTCAGCTAGCAGACAATGCAAGTGATGGAATTACCATTGACAAAATTGTTTACAACTGTACAACTCCATTAGAATTGTGGAGGATGAACAATGCAGATCATATTATTTTGTTTGAACCTACAAATGATACAAACACGACAGAATTGACATGGTTGTTTTTCCAACAATTTACTCATCCAAACCCTTCAGCTGCCAACATTACTTCCTTTACCGGAACTGAGGCAATGGTTTATCCTAATCCCGCAAATAATGAGGTTTACATTACCAATTACACTGATTTTCAAAAGCTGGAAATTTACACCATAGACGGAAGATTAATTAAATCAGAAAATTTGGAGCAGAACACAGTAGATTGTTCGAGTCTAAATCAGGGTAATTATTTGTTTCATTTTACTGATTTACAAAATAACATCTCTGTTAAAAGAATGGTGATTGAATAA
- a CDS encoding DUF4907 domain-containing protein → MSSCSDEEKEVDQSIVGNKEETEVVEIEEAERYSAISIYTENIGWGYQILDKGTPYINQPHIPAIEGVQGFENEEDALKVAQLAIKKINQGIVPPTISKEELDSLGVL, encoded by the coding sequence TTGAGTTCTTGTAGTGATGAAGAAAAAGAAGTTGATCAAAGTATCGTTGGAAATAAAGAAGAAACAGAAGTAGTTGAAATTGAAGAAGCTGAAAGATATTCGGCTATTAGTATTTACACTGAAAATATTGGCTGGGGATATCAAATCCTGGACAAAGGTACTCCTTACATAAATCAACCACATATCCCTGCCATTGAAGGAGTTCAAGGTTTTGAAAATGAAGAAGATGCACTCAAAGTGGCTCAGCTTGCAATCAAAAAAATTAATCAGGGAATAGTTCCTCCAACAATTTCAAAAGAAGAATTAGACAGTTTAGGGGTACTTTAA
- a CDS encoding kelch repeat-containing protein: MKRLLFITALFFLFSSYSQQNDWDKRAPFLGGKRTQAIGFSIGDFGYLGSGVDTAEMTHNDLWKFDPALNLWTQVASMPASTRRCASAITIDDKAYVGLGADSASSWAGTILNDWWQYDAVGNSWTQKTAYPGGYNYINTYYGPGVYYATAFSLNGKGYVCGGKMGGDLYAADLWEYDPILDTWTRMADFPGLDRYQLSSFALEGKGYVGMGVDHDLYNKDWWQYDPNTDTWVEVSSLPGVERGSASTFVIGQRGFVVFGSDGGYKDELWEYNPFTDSWQIRANFPGDGRKNGVAFTVGDSAYAGTGKGASGKRRSFYRYYPLLPVGVEETFVDFKLFPNPTADFVTISGLTDVNIQLEIVDLKGVLVFKSNAKTIDLSTVESGSYIVNIFNQDHQHLITKKLIVNK, encoded by the coding sequence ATGAAAAGACTTTTATTTATAACGGCTCTATTTTTCCTTTTCAGCTCATACTCCCAACAAAATGACTGGGATAAAAGGGCTCCATTTTTAGGAGGAAAAAGAACCCAGGCAATTGGATTTTCAATTGGTGATTTTGGATATTTAGGTTCTGGCGTTGACACTGCTGAAATGACTCATAACGATTTGTGGAAGTTTGATCCGGCATTGAATCTATGGACTCAAGTAGCAAGCATGCCCGCTTCAACCAGAAGATGTGCATCTGCCATTACAATTGATGATAAGGCATATGTTGGACTAGGCGCAGATAGTGCTTCAAGTTGGGCCGGTACAATACTAAATGATTGGTGGCAATATGACGCAGTTGGTAACTCTTGGACCCAAAAAACTGCTTATCCGGGTGGTTATAACTATATCAATACTTATTATGGACCAGGAGTATATTACGCTACAGCTTTTTCATTAAACGGTAAAGGCTATGTATGTGGTGGTAAAATGGGAGGTGATTTATACGCAGCAGATTTGTGGGAATATGATCCTATTTTAGATACATGGACCAGAATGGCAGATTTTCCAGGACTAGACAGATATCAGCTCTCTAGTTTTGCCTTAGAAGGAAAAGGTTATGTAGGAATGGGTGTTGATCATGATTTATACAATAAAGATTGGTGGCAATATGACCCAAATACTGATACCTGGGTAGAGGTTTCAAGTTTGCCAGGTGTTGAACGTGGATCAGCAAGCACATTTGTTATTGGCCAAAGAGGATTCGTTGTTTTTGGAAGTGACGGTGGGTACAAAGATGAATTGTGGGAGTACAATCCTTTTACAGATAGCTGGCAAATCAGAGCTAATTTCCCGGGGGACGGTAGAAAAAATGGTGTAGCCTTTACTGTAGGTGATTCGGCATATGCAGGTACAGGAAAAGGAGCAAGTGGTAAAAGAAGAAGCTTTTATCGATACTACCCTCTATTACCGGTAGGTGTGGAAGAAACTTTTGTAGATTTTAAGCTTTTTCCTAATCCAACAGCAGATTTTGTAACAATTTCAGGCTTAACTGATGTAAATATTCAACTAGAGATTGTGGACTTAAAAGGAGTTCTAGTTTTTAAAAGTAACGCTAAGACAATAGATCTTTCTACTGTAGAAAGCGGAAGCTATATTGTCAACATCTTCAACCAAGATCACCAACATCTAATCACCAAAAAACTGATCGTAAATAAATGA
- the trkA gene encoding Trk system potassium transporter TrkA: protein MNIIITGGGAVGYHIAKLMASESQNIYLIDQCKDRLAYVQSHLDVFAIHGDAKSISILKEAKVESCDLLIAVTASEETNLLVSILAKKFGAKRAIARINNLELNEQDNVDLFTSLGVDALISPVRLAAQEIVRLVENSVFTDDHEFESGKLNVFGITIDDSSPLKDKTISESAYLNPELAFKPIALHRRDRTIIVSADTKIKENDIVYFISNDESINHVIDICGKACFDIKNIMILGGSSIGILTAQLLENKYNVTLIEKNKELCEEIAGQLKNTLVLNIDGRDVTAIEAEGLEDMDAFIAVTGDSESNIMSSLVAKNHGVKKTIARVENIDYIHLSQNIGIDTLINKKIIAASNIFKYVRKGEVEAIANLHGVDAEIIEFVVKPNSKVTKKRIRDLKFPKTANISGVVRNNVGFIPFGEFQLQEGDRAVVFSLTETVHQIEKFFL, encoded by the coding sequence ATGAATATAATTATTACAGGAGGAGGAGCTGTTGGATATCACATTGCAAAATTAATGGCAAGTGAATCTCAAAACATTTATCTTATAGATCAATGTAAGGACAGGCTTGCCTATGTACAGTCACATTTAGACGTTTTTGCTATACATGGAGACGCAAAGTCAATTAGCATTTTGAAAGAAGCTAAGGTTGAAAGTTGCGATCTATTAATTGCCGTAACAGCATCCGAAGAAACGAACCTTTTGGTGTCAATTCTGGCTAAAAAATTCGGAGCCAAAAGAGCCATTGCAAGGATTAACAATCTAGAGTTAAATGAGCAAGACAATGTGGATTTGTTTACCTCATTAGGAGTGGATGCATTAATCTCCCCTGTTAGATTAGCTGCACAAGAAATTGTGCGACTAGTTGAGAATTCAGTATTTACTGATGATCATGAATTTGAATCAGGAAAATTAAATGTTTTTGGAATCACTATTGACGACTCAAGTCCTTTGAAGGATAAAACCATCAGTGAAAGTGCTTATTTAAATCCTGAACTTGCTTTTAAACCTATTGCTTTACACAGAAGAGATAGAACAATTATAGTAAGCGCCGACACAAAGATTAAGGAAAATGATATCGTTTACTTTATCTCTAATGATGAATCTATTAATCATGTGATAGATATCTGCGGAAAAGCCTGCTTTGATATTAAAAATATCATGATTCTGGGTGGAAGTAGTATCGGAATATTAACTGCTCAATTATTGGAAAATAAGTACAACGTTACATTAATTGAGAAGAACAAAGAACTTTGTGAAGAAATTGCAGGGCAACTTAAAAACACTTTAGTTCTAAACATTGACGGACGTGATGTAACTGCTATTGAAGCCGAAGGATTAGAAGACATGGATGCATTTATTGCAGTAACAGGAGATTCTGAGTCAAATATCATGTCATCTTTAGTTGCTAAAAACCACGGCGTTAAAAAGACAATCGCACGTGTTGAAAATATTGACTACATCCATTTATCTCAAAACATAGGAATTGACACATTGATCAACAAAAAGATTATTGCGGCTAGTAATATCTTTAAATATGTGAGAAAAGGAGAAGTTGAAGCTATAGCAAACTTACATGGTGTAGATGCTGAAATCATTGAGTTTGTAGTTAAACCTAATTCAAAGGTGACTAAAAAACGAATTAGAGATTTAAAATTTCCTAAAACCGCAAATATTTCAGGAGTTGTAAGAAACAATGTTGGATTTATTCCTTTTGGTGAATTTCAGTTACAAGAAGGAGATAGAGCGGTAGTATTTTCTCTTACCGAAACGGTTCACCAAATTGAGAAGTTTTTCCTGTAA